One segment of Polaribacter huanghezhanensis DNA contains the following:
- a CDS encoding (Fe-S)-binding protein, whose protein sequence is MIVPTMADMMAQGKQPEVLFWVGAAGSFDDRAKKITRAFVKILHQAKVDFAVLGTEESSTGDAAKRAGNEFLFQMQAVTNIEVLNAYEVKTIVTCDPHSFNTLKNEYPSLGGKYEVFHHTQYIKKLIADGRLEINDSILKDKKVTYHDPCYLGRGNDEYESPRDLIKRLGVNLTEMKRHKSTALCCGAGGAQMFKEPEKGDKDINVLRTEDALETQPEIIATGCPYCNTMMTDGIKFKEKEAVVAVLDIAELIAQANQL, encoded by the coding sequence ATGATAGTACCAACAATGGCAGATATGATGGCTCAAGGAAAACAACCGGAAGTATTGTTTTGGGTTGGAGCAGCAGGAAGTTTTGATGATAGAGCTAAAAAAATCACGCGTGCTTTTGTAAAAATTCTGCATCAAGCAAAAGTAGACTTTGCTGTTTTAGGAACCGAAGAAAGTTCTACTGGTGATGCTGCAAAAAGAGCAGGAAATGAATTCTTGTTTCAAATGCAAGCTGTTACAAATATAGAAGTGCTAAATGCCTACGAAGTAAAAACCATTGTTACTTGTGATCCGCATTCTTTTAATACGCTGAAAAACGAATATCCGAGTTTAGGAGGAAAGTATGAAGTTTTTCATCATACACAATACATCAAAAAATTAATCGCAGACGGAAGATTAGAAATTAATGATTCAATTTTAAAAGATAAAAAAGTTACTTATCACGATCCTTGTTATTTAGGAAGAGGTAATGACGAATATGAATCCCCAAGAGATTTAATAAAACGTTTGGGTGTTAATTTGACAGAGATGAAACGCCATAAATCTACGGCATTGTGTTGTGGTGCTGGCGGAGCGCAAATGTTTAAAGAACCAGAAAAAGGTGATAAAGACATTAACGTGTTAAGAACAGAAGACGCCTTAGAAACACAACCAGAAATTATTGCAACGGGTTGTCCGTATTGCAATACAATGATGACAGACGGTATTAAATTTAAAGAAAAAGAAGCAGTAGTTGCTGTATTAGATATTGCAGAACTTATCGCGCAAGCAAATCAATTATAA
- a CDS encoding DUF4349 domain-containing protein — MKKIMLFLSLFLLMISCNTNQERAAEHEMMQYDAAASRKSVVADQKLKQSKSNQNEANTQRKLIKTGNVSFETKDLDKTRKTIIDLVNQYNGYIASDNEYKSSDRISATISTRIPAEKFDIILDEIAKGVKKFDSKNIRISDVTEQFLDVEARLKTKKALELKYLEILKKAKTVREILDVERELGKLRADIEATEGRLKYLQNQVSFSTLSITFYKQISASETSFIGKITKAFKTGFENVKDFFLYLIHIWPFIIILFLLFFYLRKRRLSTK, encoded by the coding sequence ATGAAAAAAATAATGCTATTTTTAAGTCTCTTTTTATTGATGATTTCTTGTAATACAAATCAAGAAAGAGCAGCAGAACACGAAATGATGCAATACGATGCTGCAGCTTCAAGAAAGTCAGTAGTAGCAGACCAAAAATTAAAACAATCTAAATCAAATCAAAATGAGGCAAATACTCAAAGAAAACTAATTAAAACAGGAAATGTTTCTTTTGAAACGAAAGACTTAGATAAGACCAGAAAAACCATCATTGATTTAGTAAATCAATACAACGGTTATATTGCAAGTGATAACGAATACAAATCTAGCGACAGAATTAGTGCTACAATTTCAACTCGAATTCCTGCAGAAAAATTTGATATAATTTTAGATGAAATCGCAAAAGGAGTTAAAAAATTTGATTCAAAAAACATTCGAATTTCTGATGTAACAGAACAGTTTTTAGATGTAGAAGCAAGGTTAAAAACAAAAAAAGCGTTAGAATTAAAATATTTAGAAATTCTAAAAAAAGCAAAAACTGTTAGAGAAATTTTAGATGTAGAAAGAGAATTAGGGAAATTAAGAGCCGATATAGAAGCTACAGAAGGGCGATTAAAATACTTGCAAAATCAAGTTTCTTTTTCAACATTAAGCATTACTTTTTACAAGCAAATTTCTGCAAGTGAAACAAGTTTTATCGGTAAAATTACGAAAGCATTTAAAACAGGATTCGAAAATGTAAAAGATTTCTTCTTGTATTTGATACATATTTGGCCTTTTATCATTATTTTGTTCCTTCTATTTTTCTATCTTAGAAAAAGAAGATTAAGCACAAAATAA
- a CDS encoding metal-dependent hydrolase translates to MNITFYGHACFGIEINGIHIVVDPFISGNPKASHIDVNSLKADYILVTHAHQDHVLDVEKIAQNTGAIIISNFEIVNYFIAKNLKGFHLNHGGTFKTKHFSAKYVNAIHTSSFADGTYGGKPGGFVLTANNKSIYIAGDTALTFDMKLIPMFTKLTAAILPIGDTFTMGIEEAIIASDFIECNKIIGCHFNTFPPIEIHIEKATQQFTSKSKELILLEIGSSIKL, encoded by the coding sequence ATGAACATTACTTTTTACGGACATGCTTGTTTTGGAATTGAAATCAACGGAATTCACATTGTTGTAGATCCATTTATTTCGGGCAATCCAAAAGCTTCGCATATTGATGTGAACTCTTTAAAAGCAGATTATATTTTGGTAACACATGCGCATCAAGATCATGTGTTAGATGTAGAAAAAATTGCTCAAAATACTGGAGCAATCATCATTTCTAATTTCGAAATTGTCAATTATTTTATAGCAAAAAACTTAAAAGGATTTCATTTAAATCATGGCGGAACATTTAAAACGAAACATTTTTCTGCAAAATATGTAAATGCAATTCATACTTCTTCTTTTGCAGACGGAACATATGGAGGTAAACCAGGCGGATTCGTGTTAACTGCAAATAATAAATCAATTTATATTGCAGGCGATACCGCGCTAACTTTTGATATGAAATTAATCCCGATGTTTACCAAATTAACTGCGGCAATTTTACCAATTGGCGATACATTTACAATGGGAATTGAAGAAGCAATTATTGCGAGTGATTTTATAGAATGCAACAAAATTATTGGCTGTCATTTTAATACATTTCCGCCGATAGAAATTCATATAGAAAAAGCAACACAACAGTTTACATCAAAATCTAAAGAACTAATTTTACTAGAAATAGGAAGTTCAATCAAATTATAA
- a CDS encoding N-acetylmuramoyl-L-alanine amidase family protein, giving the protein MPIVEHLKYNHKTKLFTLFICSLFFLSASEFSFAQKKTYTIVLDAGHGGHDPGNIGNGYREKNIALKVALEVGKIIGKEKDIKVVFTRKKDVFIELWKRGSVANRIKADLFVSIHCDSHTTNAYGIGTFVLGARGNRQNLEIAKRENSVILLEKDYKQNYNYDPNSPESVIGLSLLQEENLDRSLQLASLIQNNLVTKLNRHNRYVKMDNFQVLRETIMPSVLVELGFLTNKKEGRFLNSRSGQQAMAKNIASSIVSFVNQLKINTVDVVSVDKYPVVVEPKDVVQTTQVEYKIQIASSRKKIATKAYNFKGLKDVESIKVGRFYKYYYGKTTNYKNIQSLLKRVKKKGYRSAFIAAFKDGEKISVKQALKTR; this is encoded by the coding sequence ATGCCAATAGTAGAACACCTTAAATATAATCATAAAACGAAGCTTTTTACTCTTTTTATATGCAGCTTATTTTTTTTAAGTGCATCAGAATTTAGTTTTGCGCAAAAAAAAACATACACAATTGTTTTAGATGCTGGTCATGGAGGTCATGATCCAGGAAATATTGGCAACGGTTATCGAGAAAAAAATATCGCTTTAAAAGTAGCATTAGAAGTTGGTAAAATCATCGGAAAGGAAAAAGACATTAAGGTTGTTTTTACACGTAAAAAAGATGTTTTTATAGAGTTGTGGAAACGTGGAAGTGTTGCCAATAGGATAAAAGCAGATTTGTTTGTGTCTATTCATTGTGATTCTCATACTACAAATGCTTATGGGATTGGAACTTTTGTGTTGGGGGCAAGAGGAAATCGGCAAAATTTAGAAATAGCAAAAAGAGAAAACAGTGTGATTTTGTTAGAGAAAGATTACAAACAAAATTATAATTACGATCCAAATTCGCCTGAATCTGTCATTGGCTTGTCGTTGTTACAAGAAGAAAATTTAGATCGAAGTTTGCAATTGGCAAGCCTCATTCAGAACAATCTTGTTACCAAATTAAATCGCCACAACAGATATGTAAAAATGGATAATTTTCAAGTATTACGAGAAACCATTATGCCAAGTGTGTTAGTAGAATTAGGTTTCTTAACCAATAAAAAAGAAGGACGTTTTTTAAATTCTAGAAGTGGGCAACAAGCAATGGCAAAAAACATTGCGAGTTCTATTGTTTCTTTTGTGAATCAATTAAAAATAAACACCGTTGATGTTGTTTCTGTGGATAAATATCCAGTTGTAGTAGAGCCTAAAGATGTAGTACAAACAACTCAGGTTGAGTATAAAATTCAGATTGCTTCTAGCAGAAAAAAGATAGCGACAAAAGCGTACAATTTTAAAGGATTAAAAGATGTAGAAAGTATAAAAGTGGGAAGGTTTTATAAGTATTATTATGGCAAAACAACCAATTATAAAAATATACAGTCACTACTTAAAAGAGTAAAAAAGAAAGGATATAGATCTGCCTTTATTGCCGCTTTTAAGGATGGTGAAAAAATTTCAGTAAAACAAGCATTAAAAACAAGGTGA
- a CDS encoding VOC family protein, which produces MEVNMISWFEVPVLDMDRAKKFYETVFKVEITVNKFGDVLMGWFPPAEDITSPGISGSLVQSEGNYIPSATHGSVVYFNSQSGDVSDELTRVEAAGGKILQTKTLISNEIGYMAMVLDSEGNRIALYNK; this is translated from the coding sequence ATGGAAGTAAATATGATCAGTTGGTTTGAAGTTCCTGTTTTAGACATGGACAGAGCTAAAAAATTTTACGAAACAGTTTTTAAGGTAGAAATTACGGTCAATAAATTTGGCGATGTTTTAATGGGTTGGTTTCCGCCAGCCGAAGATATTACTTCGCCAGGAATTAGCGGTTCTTTAGTACAAAGTGAAGGCAATTACATTCCGTCTGCAACGCACGGATCTGTGGTGTATTTCAATTCTCAATCTGGAGATGTTTCTGATGAATTGACTAGAGTAGAAGCTGCTGGAGGAAAAATACTACAAACAAAAACGTTGATTTCTAATGAAATCGGTTATATGGCAATGGTGTTAGACTCTGAAGGAAATAGAATTGCTTTGTATAATAAATAA
- a CDS encoding SRPBCC family protein, with amino-acid sequence MKGVKIILGIVTALVVVFFSTGLIIKETTYQVKVEIDKPLDAVFSVFNNQELMKEWLTDVKSITPISVKPGIVGSEYKMLVENQGKEMEMNEKVMAFIPNKKVTLFFDADDMLKTDEYDFSFSDGKTTIIKDVICKSDSYLMSCLFPYFKGTFTDIDQKYLEDFKTYIEKQ; translated from the coding sequence ATGAAAGGAGTTAAAATTATTTTAGGAATTGTAACCGCTTTGGTAGTCGTGTTTTTTTCAACAGGATTAATTATCAAAGAAACAACATATCAAGTAAAAGTAGAAATTGATAAACCATTAGATGCGGTTTTTTCTGTGTTTAATAATCAAGAATTAATGAAAGAATGGTTGACGGATGTTAAGTCGATAACACCAATAAGTGTTAAACCTGGAATTGTTGGCAGCGAATATAAGATGCTTGTAGAAAATCAAGGAAAAGAAATGGAAATGAATGAAAAAGTGATGGCTTTTATTCCAAATAAAAAAGTAACTTTATTTTTTGATGCGGATGACATGTTAAAAACAGATGAATATGATTTTAGTTTTTCTGACGGAAAAACAACAATTATAAAAGATGTCATTTGCAAAAGTGATTCGTATTTGATGAGTTGTTTGTTTCCTTATTTTAAAGGAACGTTTACAGATATTGATCAAAAATATTTAGAAGATTTTAAAACATATATAGAAAAACAATAA
- the menA gene encoding 1,4-dihydroxy-2-naphthoate octaprenyltransferase, with protein sequence MIKKYIQAARLRTLPLSISGIIVGSFLGNNDSTFRISESLFNTTISIGAPPIYTSSIFWLAILTTIGFQVLSNFANDYGDGIKGADDNRTGEKRLVASGAISPTQMKSAMILTTMITLIVALTLIYVAFGKDDFGYSILFFLLGIASIAAAIKYTVGKSAYGYSGFGDVFVFVFFGLLSVVGSYFLFTKEINFIIFLPAFSIGLLSTAVLNLNNMRDWENDEKVSKNTLVVKIGIELAKQYHSVLIIASFLFAFLYVVIQYKNPMQFLFLIAYFPLIKHLLFVMKNTNEADLDGELKKVALSTFLFGILFGLGQVL encoded by the coding sequence TTGATTAAAAAATATATTCAAGCTGCTAGGTTAAGAACATTACCGTTATCTATTTCTGGAATTATTGTTGGAAGTTTTTTAGGAAATAATGATAGTACATTTAGAATCTCAGAAAGTCTTTTTAACACAACAATTTCTATTGGAGCACCTCCAATTTATACGTCATCAATTTTTTGGTTGGCTATTTTAACAACCATTGGTTTTCAGGTTTTATCAAACTTTGCCAATGATTATGGAGACGGAATCAAAGGAGCTGACGACAACAGAACAGGAGAAAAACGATTGGTAGCTTCTGGAGCAATTTCTCCAACACAGATGAAATCAGCAATGATTCTTACCACAATGATTACTTTAATTGTTGCGTTGACTTTGATTTATGTTGCCTTCGGAAAAGATGATTTTGGATATTCTATTTTGTTTTTCTTATTAGGAATTGCATCAATTGCAGCAGCCATAAAATATACAGTTGGTAAATCGGCTTACGGTTATAGCGGATTTGGAGATGTTTTTGTTTTTGTTTTCTTTGGGTTGTTAAGCGTTGTTGGTTCTTATTTTTTGTTTACCAAAGAAATTAATTTTATAATTTTTTTACCAGCATTTTCAATCGGATTGTTAAGTACAGCAGTATTGAATTTGAATAATATGCGTGATTGGGAAAATGATGAAAAAGTTAGCAAAAATACGTTGGTTGTTAAAATTGGAATTGAATTAGCAAAGCAGTATCATTCTGTTTTGATTATTGCTTCGTTCTTATTTGCATTTTTATATGTTGTGATTCAATATAAAAATCCGATGCAGTTTTTGTTTTTGATTGCGTATTTCCCATTGATAAAACACCTTCTTTTTGTGATGAAAAACACCAACGAAGCCGATTTAGATGGCGAATTAAAAAAAGTAGCTTTAAGCACTTTTCTCTTTGGCATTCTTTTTGGATTAGGACAGGTTTTATAA
- a CDS encoding CPBP family intramembrane glutamic endopeptidase — MDFIQKGFTGKNDTWRYILTMVLVFIGIQIASIPLIIAAYFQVDGDLEKFQKGAESSFMDIGMNSSLFLFLMIFTFMIGILTLFLCVKYLHKKKFVSIVTSREKIDWNRVFYAFALWGSISVVAIFVGMYLSPEEYTSNFKPIPFFTLLFVSFVFLPFQTSAEELIFRGYLMQGFGTLVKNRWFPLLITSVIFGLMHGMNPEIERLGYILMVFYIGTGLLYGITTLMDEGTELALGLHASNNIVAAFLVTTDWMVFRTDALYIDTSEPSAGAEMFIGVFVLYPLLLFIFSKKYGWTNWKSKLVGKVEIPVIDEQ, encoded by the coding sequence ATGGATTTTATACAAAAAGGTTTTACTGGTAAAAATGATACTTGGAGATATATACTTACCATGGTTTTGGTATTTATTGGAATTCAAATTGCAAGTATTCCGTTAATTATTGCTGCTTATTTTCAGGTTGATGGAGATTTAGAGAAGTTTCAAAAAGGAGCGGAATCTAGTTTTATGGATATTGGAATGAATTCTAGTTTGTTTTTGTTTCTTATGATTTTTACTTTTATGATTGGAATCTTAACCTTGTTTTTATGTGTAAAATACCTGCATAAAAAGAAGTTTGTATCTATTGTAACATCAAGAGAAAAAATAGATTGGAACCGTGTTTTTTATGCGTTTGCTTTGTGGGGAAGTATTTCTGTTGTAGCAATTTTTGTAGGAATGTATTTGTCTCCAGAAGAGTATACTTCGAATTTTAAACCGATTCCGTTTTTCACATTATTATTTGTTTCTTTTGTGTTTTTACCATTTCAAACAAGTGCAGAAGAATTAATTTTTAGAGGTTATTTAATGCAAGGATTTGGAACATTAGTAAAAAACAGGTGGTTTCCGTTGCTAATTACATCAGTAATTTTTGGGTTGATGCACGGAATGAATCCAGAAATTGAACGTTTGGGTTATATTTTAATGGTGTTTTATATAGGTACAGGTTTGTTGTACGGAATTACCACATTGATGGACGAAGGAACCGAATTGGCGTTGGGTTTACACGCTTCTAATAATATTGTTGCTGCGTTTTTAGTAACTACAGATTGGATGGTTTTTAGAACTGACGCATTGTATATTGATACTTCTGAACCCTCAGCTGGCGCAGAAATGTTTATTGGTGTTTTTGTTTTGTATCCGCTATTGTTATTTATTTTTTCTAAAAAATATGGTTGGACAAATTGGAAAAGCAAACTAGTTGGAAAAGTTGAAATTCCTGTAATTGATGAACAATAA
- a CDS encoding SPOR domain-containing protein codes for MKTIQVVLVSLFLVFISCGDKTPKEKEVVVPVKEVEAPVKVVEEEVKEQPLVFSVQIGAFSKENQKFAAIENVVVSNENGLFKYRLGAFETYKEARKARKNLRNTYSGAFIQAVKDGQKVEIRKALKFK; via the coding sequence ATGAAGACAATACAAGTAGTTTTAGTAAGCTTATTTTTAGTATTCATTTCTTGTGGAGATAAAACTCCTAAAGAGAAAGAGGTTGTTGTTCCTGTTAAAGAAGTTGAAGCGCCTGTTAAGGTTGTTGAAGAAGAAGTAAAAGAACAGCCTTTGGTTTTTAGTGTACAGATTGGGGCTTTTTCAAAAGAAAATCAAAAATTCGCTGCAATTGAGAATGTTGTAGTTTCAAATGAAAATGGATTGTTTAAATACAGGTTAGGTGCTTTTGAAACCTACAAAGAAGCTAGAAAAGCAAGAAAAAATTTGAGAAATACATATTCTGGAGCTTTTATACAAGCGGTTAAAGACGGTCAAAAAGTTGAGATAAGAAAAGCGTTAAAATTTAAATAA
- a CDS encoding (Fe-S)-binding protein, with product MQYLPNIIFALVLIVGIGFFVKNIRKLIRNINLGKEVDRSDYKLARWKNMTKIALGQYKMVRRPVSGILHVAVYLGFIIINIEVLEIIIDGLFGTHRVFQPLLGDAFYGFLIGTFEILAAIVFVAVTVFWIRRNVIRIKRFWNKEMTGWPKNDGNIILYFEMVLMTLFIVMNASDITFQEAGIGNPISQFVYLLLNGLSPETLHIIEQIAWWIHIVGILSFLNYLYYSKHLHILLAFPNTFYAKLQPKGQLDNLEAVTKEVQLMMDPSADPYAAPAEGAEDEVPEKFGASDVTDLNWVQLMNAYTCTECGRCTSACPANLTGKELSPRAIMMKTRDRMEEVGANIDANGGTFKDDGKQLLNDYISPEELWACTSCNACVEECPVNIDPLSIIIDMRRYLVMEESAAPQELNAMMTNIENNGAPWQYNQQDRLNWKDEE from the coding sequence ATGCAATACCTACCAAACATTATTTTTGCACTTGTACTGATAGTCGGAATCGGTTTTTTTGTAAAGAATATTCGCAAATTAATTCGCAATATCAACTTAGGTAAAGAGGTAGATAGATCAGATTACAAACTTGCGCGATGGAAAAACATGACAAAAATTGCTTTGGGACAATACAAAATGGTTCGTCGTCCAGTTTCTGGAATTTTACACGTTGCTGTGTATCTTGGTTTTATCATCATTAATATTGAAGTTTTAGAAATTATTATCGATGGATTGTTTGGAACACACAGAGTTTTTCAACCACTTCTTGGCGATGCTTTTTATGGTTTTTTAATCGGAACTTTTGAAATCTTAGCAGCCATTGTATTTGTTGCAGTAACGGTCTTTTGGATTCGTAGAAATGTGATCAGAATTAAGCGTTTTTGGAATAAAGAAATGACTGGTTGGCCAAAGAATGATGGAAATATTATTCTGTATTTCGAAATGGTTTTAATGACTTTGTTTATTGTGATGAACGCTTCGGACATCACTTTTCAAGAAGCAGGAATTGGAAATCCAATTAGTCAATTTGTTTATCTATTATTAAACGGCCTTTCACCAGAAACGTTGCATATTATTGAGCAAATAGCGTGGTGGATTCATATTGTGGGAATTTTATCATTTTTAAATTATTTATATTATTCTAAACATCTGCATATTTTATTAGCGTTTCCAAATACGTTTTACGCAAAATTGCAACCAAAAGGACAATTAGATAATTTAGAAGCCGTAACAAAAGAAGTACAGTTAATGATGGATCCAAGTGCCGATCCTTACGCTGCGCCTGCTGAAGGAGCAGAAGATGAGGTTCCTGAAAAATTTGGAGCTTCTGATGTAACCGATTTAAATTGGGTGCAATTAATGAATGCGTATACGTGTACAGAATGTGGTCGTTGTACATCTGCTTGTCCGGCAAATCTTACAGGAAAAGAATTATCGCCAAGAGCAATTATGATGAAAACGCGTGATAGAATGGAAGAAGTTGGTGCAAATATTGATGCCAACGGCGGAACTTTTAAAGACGACGGGAAACAATTATTAAACGATTATATTTCTCCAGAAGAATTGTGGGCGTGTACAAGTTGTAATGCTTGTGTTGAGGAATGTCCTGTAAATATAGACCCATTATCAATTATTATTGATATGAGAAGATATTTGGTGATGGAAGAAAGTGCTGCTCCACAAGAATTAAATGCGATGATGACCAACATCGAAAATAACGGAGCGCCTTGGCAATACAATCAACAAGATCGATTGAACTGGAAAGACGAAGAATAA
- a CDS encoding MlaD family protein encodes MSRELKTGFVAVVVIALFIWGFNFLKGENIFSKNQRYFYVEYNNIQGLKKSSAVTINGLQVGSVVNIKFNSSPDKKGKLVVELLVENDFQFSKNSIAKIYSASLMGGQSLAIIPSYEGDAAVDGDYLKGEVESDIFSTVGEKLNPLQAKLENVIVSADSLLLGLNQTLDVKARKSLNNSILGLEQTITDFRKTLGSVNQLLDSSKVGIKNTFDNTRVITENLMKLSDTLVNANIGLTIKKAQESLDYVNLLMVGIQKGEGSLGKLVKDDAMYNNLTNMSKELEELIREMKLNPKRFVHFSLFGKRAVPYDPKKNAKNETSN; translated from the coding sequence ATGTCTAGAGAACTAAAAACGGGATTTGTTGCAGTTGTAGTTATTGCTCTTTTTATTTGGGGGTTTAACTTTTTAAAAGGAGAAAATATTTTCTCAAAGAATCAACGCTATTTTTACGTAGAATATAATAATATACAAGGTCTAAAAAAGTCTAGTGCTGTCACTATTAATGGTTTACAGGTTGGTAGTGTTGTTAATATAAAGTTCAATTCAAGTCCAGATAAAAAAGGAAAATTAGTTGTAGAGTTGTTGGTAGAAAATGATTTTCAGTTTTCAAAAAATAGCATTGCAAAAATTTATAGTGCCAGTTTAATGGGAGGTCAATCTTTAGCAATTATTCCATCATATGAAGGCGATGCTGCTGTTGATGGAGATTATTTAAAAGGAGAAGTGGAATCAGATATTTTTTCAACTGTGGGAGAAAAGTTAAATCCGCTTCAAGCAAAATTAGAAAACGTAATTGTTAGTGCGGATTCTTTATTATTAGGATTAAATCAGACGTTAGATGTTAAAGCTAGAAAAAGTTTAAACAATAGTATTTTAGGATTAGAGCAAACCATTACAGATTTTAGAAAAACTTTAGGTTCTGTAAATCAATTATTAGATTCTAGTAAAGTCGGAATCAAAAATACGTTTGATAATACCAGAGTTATCACAGAAAATTTAATGAAATTGTCTGATACTTTAGTCAATGCAAACATTGGTTTAACCATTAAAAAAGCACAAGAATCTTTAGATTATGTGAATTTATTAATGGTTGGAATCCAAAAAGGAGAAGGCTCATTAGGAAAATTAGTAAAAGACGATGCGATGTATAATAACTTAACCAATATGTCTAAAGAATTGGAAGAGTTGATTAGAGAAATGAAATTAAACCCAAAACGTTTTGTACACTTTTCTTTATTCGGAAAAAGAGCTGTGCCTTATGATCCTAAAAAAAATGCAAAAAACGAAACCAGTAATTAA
- a CDS encoding o-succinylbenzoate synthase, translating into MITAIYQKYILDFKRPSGTSRGILKTKETWFIILTENEKQGIGECGILRTLSIDDRPDYEEKLKWVCQNIQFGLDILLKELNEFPSIQFGLEQAFLSLQSVTTFELFPSAFTRGEKSIPINGLVWMGTKEFMKTQIKEKIASGFSCIKMKIGAIDFETEMELLIAIRKEFSSKEIELRVDANGGFTPNEALEKLKRLSDLEIHSIEQPIQQGQLEEMAFLCEKTPLPIALDEELIGVFSEIKKEEILSVIQPQFIILKPSLIGGFNGSEQWIQLAKNKNIDWWITSALESNVGLNAIAQFTFTLQNNMPQGLGTGGLYTNNFESPLEIQKGNLHYNNSKNWNFNLS; encoded by the coding sequence TTGATCACAGCAATCTATCAAAAATATATTCTCGATTTTAAAAGACCTAGCGGAACATCGCGCGGAATTTTAAAAACCAAAGAAACGTGGTTCATCATTTTAACTGAAAATGAAAAGCAAGGAATTGGAGAATGTGGAATTCTAAGAACATTGAGTATTGATGACAGGCCAGATTATGAAGAAAAACTAAAATGGGTCTGTCAAAATATACAATTCGGTTTAGATATTTTGCTAAAAGAACTAAATGAGTTTCCAAGTATACAATTTGGTTTAGAACAAGCATTTTTATCATTACAAAGTGTAACAACATTCGAATTATTTCCATCAGCATTTACAAGAGGAGAAAAATCAATTCCCATAAATGGATTAGTTTGGATGGGAACAAAAGAGTTTATGAAAACTCAAATCAAAGAAAAAATAGCTTCGGGTTTTTCGTGTATCAAAATGAAAATTGGTGCAATCGATTTTGAAACAGAAATGGAATTGTTAATAGCAATCAGAAAAGAATTTTCATCCAAAGAGATCGAATTGCGCGTAGATGCAAACGGGGGATTTACACCCAATGAAGCCTTAGAGAAACTAAAGCGATTATCGGATTTAGAAATTCATTCTATAGAACAACCCATCCAACAAGGTCAGTTAGAAGAAATGGCTTTTTTGTGCGAAAAAACGCCTTTGCCAATTGCGTTGGATGAAGAATTAATTGGTGTTTTTTCCGAAATAAAAAAAGAAGAAATACTGAGTGTAATTCAGCCGCAATTCATAATTTTAAAGCCAAGTTTAATTGGCGGATTTAATGGAAGTGAGCAGTGGATTCAATTGGCAAAAAATAAGAATATTGATTGGTGGATTACATCGGCATTAGAAAGTAATGTTGGGCTAAACGCCATTGCACAATTTACGTTTACTTTGCAAAACAACATGCCACAAGGTTTAGGAACTGGCGGCTTATATACAAACAATTTTGAGTCTCCTTTAGAAATACAAAAAGGAAATTTGCATTATAATAATTCTAAAAATTGGAATTTTAATTTAAGTTAA